The following proteins come from a genomic window of Nicotiana tomentosiformis chromosome 12, ASM39032v3, whole genome shotgun sequence:
- the LOC104114774 gene encoding uncharacterized protein, which produces MVGLSIGEKNFIKGGIAQDMRNDGRKRLAYRQIYVETGVIPQANGSARIKLGPTDVIAGVKAELGKPSQAHPDQGKIYIHVDCSPTAEPSFEGRGGEELSAELTAALEGCLLGGKSGAGAGIDPSSLSIKEGKVCWDLYIDCLVISSGGNLLDALGAAIKAALSNTGIPRVQVREAASSDEQADVDVSDEEFLQFDTSGIPVIVTLIKVGRHYIVDATSEEESLMNSAVSISVNRQGLVCGLTKRGGTGLDPSVILDMISVSKHVSEQLIDKLDSEIEAAEKAHEDEP; this is translated from the exons ATGGTAGGGCTATCTATTGGAGAAAAAAACTTTATCAAAGGTGGTATTGCCCAGGATATGCGCAATGATGGTAGAAAACGACTTGCTTATCGACAAATTTATGTGGAAACAGGTGTTATTCCTCAG GCAAATGGATCTGCACGAATCAAGTTGGGTCCAACTGATGTTATTGCCGGTGTCAAG GCGGAACTTGGAAAACCAAGTCAAGCGCATCCTGACCAAGGGAAAATTTATATTCACGTCGATTGCAGTCCCACAGCAGAGCCATCGTTTGAG GGCAGAGGAGGCGAGGAATTGTCCGCAGAACTCACAGCTGCACTTGAGGGGTGTCTTTTGGGTGGTAAAAGTGGAGCAG GGGCTGGAATAGATCCGTCATCTCTCTCAATCAAAGAAGGAAAAGTATGTTGGGATCTGTATATTGATTGCCTTGTCATTAGTTCTGGCGGGAATCTTCTCGACGCACTAGGTGCTGCAATCAAG GCTGCACTGAGCAATACGGGTATTCCGAGAGTTCAGGTTCGTGAAGCTGCTTCATCCGATGAGCAGGCAGATGTGGATGTTAGTGATGAAGAATTTCTGCAATTTGATACCAGCGGAATACCAGTCATAGTTACTTTGATAAAG GTTGGAAGGCACTACATTGTTGATGCAACTTCAGAGGAGGAGTCCCTAATGAACTCGGCTGTTTCTATTTCTGTTAATAGACAAGGGCTAGTATGTGGGTTGACCAAACGAGGAGGCACCGGATTAGACCCTAGTGTCATACTTGACATGATATCTGTGTCAAAACATGTAAGTGAGCAGCTAATCGACAAGCTTGATTCAGAGATAGAAGCTGCTGAAAAAGCTCATGAAGATGAACCATGA
- the LOC104114773 gene encoding probable protein cornichon homolog 2 isoform X2 has protein sequence MGDLICLSDLEFDYINPYDTASRVNKVVLPEFITQGVLCFLYLITGHWVMSLLCVPYLYYNVKLYMQRRHLVDVTEIFNMLNWEKKQRLFKLGNMVILLLISLFWVIYSALEDHDDF, from the exons ATGGGAGAT CTCATTTGCTTAAGTGATCTAGAGTTTGACTATATCAATCCATACGATACTGCATCTCGTGTAAACAAAGTTGTTTTACCTGAGTTCATCACTCAAGGAGTTTTGTGCTTCCTCTACCTGATTACAGGACATTGGGTTATGTCGCTTTTATGCGTTCCATATCTATACTACAATGTCAAGTT GTACATGCAAAGACGGCACCTTGTAGATGTTACTGAGATTTTTAATATGCTTAATTGGGAAAAGAAACAGAGGCTTTTCAAACTTGGCAACATGGTAATTCTGCTcctcatatcattattttg GGTGATTTATAGTGCCTTAGAGGATCATGATGATTTTTAG
- the LOC104114773 gene encoding protein cornichon homolog 4-like isoform X1 translates to MGDVWTWLLFFFIVIAILIMVIFQLICLSDLEFDYINPYDTASRVNKVVLPEFITQGVLCFLYLITGHWVMSLLCVPYLYYNVKLYMQRRHLVDVTEIFNMLNWEKKQRLFKLGNMVILLLISLFWVIYSALEDHDDF, encoded by the exons ATGGGAGATGTATGGACATGGCTACTTTTCTTCTTCATTGTCATAGCTATACTTATTATGGTTATTTTTCAG CTCATTTGCTTAAGTGATCTAGAGTTTGACTATATCAATCCATACGATACTGCATCTCGTGTAAACAAAGTTGTTTTACCTGAGTTCATCACTCAAGGAGTTTTGTGCTTCCTCTACCTGATTACAGGACATTGGGTTATGTCGCTTTTATGCGTTCCATATCTATACTACAATGTCAAGTT GTACATGCAAAGACGGCACCTTGTAGATGTTACTGAGATTTTTAATATGCTTAATTGGGAAAAGAAACAGAGGCTTTTCAAACTTGGCAACATGGTAATTCTGCTcctcatatcattattttg GGTGATTTATAGTGCCTTAGAGGATCATGATGATTTTTAG